The following are encoded in a window of Bacteroidota bacterium genomic DNA:
- a CDS encoding efflux RND transporter periplasmic adaptor subunit, which yields MKKYFYVIIVLAVVLGGYLIVNALFTTAVDIPTAYAQRGEFVIALNENGSVNAKRAVTLSAPRIRGLQITWLAPEGSTVKKGDPVIKFDATQQLSDLQEHESNFKITQAALERARQEYTIQEKQLTLDLERARRNYDEKKYEAPRVAEEAKMELELAQLNFKAKLDQLSADVQKSEVEVNRAEDKVNQAQRELEQMTLKAPLPGLVVYLEIWKGSSMEKVQEGDSPWPGQGLVNLPDLGEMIVETTVSEVDANKVDTGQEVVVSLDAYPDVEFPA from the coding sequence GTGAAAAAATACTTCTATGTGATCATCGTGCTCGCTGTCGTGCTCGGCGGTTACCTGATCGTCAATGCCCTGTTCACCACTGCGGTCGACATCCCGACCGCATATGCCCAGCGCGGCGAGTTCGTCATTGCGCTGAACGAAAACGGTTCGGTCAACGCCAAGCGGGCAGTGACGCTGTCGGCGCCGCGTATCCGCGGTCTCCAGATCACCTGGCTCGCGCCGGAGGGATCGACGGTGAAGAAGGGCGACCCGGTGATCAAGTTCGACGCTACGCAACAGCTGTCGGACCTTCAGGAGCACGAATCCAACTTCAAGATTACGCAGGCCGCGCTCGAGCGCGCGCGGCAGGAATATACGATCCAGGAGAAACAGCTCACGCTCGATCTCGAACGCGCCAGGCGTAACTACGACGAGAAGAAGTATGAAGCACCCAGGGTCGCCGAGGAAGCCAAGATGGAGCTCGAACTGGCTCAGCTCAATTTCAAGGCGAAGCTCGATCAACTTTCGGCCGACGTGCAGAAGTCCGAAGTCGAGGTCAACCGCGCGGAGGACAAAGTCAATCAGGCTCAGCGTGAACTGGAGCAGATGACGCTCAAGGCGCCTCTGCCGGGGCTGGTTGTCTATCTCGAAATATGGAAGGGCAGCTCGATGGAAAAAGTGCAGGAAGGCGACTCGCCGTGGCCCGGCCAGGGACTGGTCAACCTTCCTGACCTGGGCGAGATGATCGTGGAAACGACCGTCTCCGAGGTCGACGCGAACAAAGTCGACACCGGCCAGGAAGTGGTCGTCTCGCTCGATGCCTATCCGGACGTTGAGTTCCCCGCCA